The Chryseobacterium phocaeense genome includes the window CTCCGATGATACCGCATTCCAGTCCCGCATGACAGGCAACTACATGAGGTTTTTCCCCGAACTTTTCGGTATAGATTTTTTCCATCAGCTGAACAATTTCAGAACCCGGTTTAGGCTTCCAGCCAGGATAAGAACCACTGAATTCCACCTTCATTCCGGCTAATTCCGCAACGGATTTAAGCTGTTCTGCCACCGAATATTTAGATGAATCTACAGAGGATCTCGTAAGGTTTAAAATCTTAAGTTCACCTCCTTTTAACTCCACTCTTGCCACATTATTGGAAGCTTCCACGAGGTCTTTCACATCAGGGCTCATTCTGTAAACCCCATTGTGAAGAGACTTTAAGGTAAGGATGATTTTCTTTGAATCTTCTTCAGAAATGGCTTTATCCGAAGTAGTAGAATTCTCGATATTAATGTGCAAACCAGGTTCGACAGATGCAAACTCTTCCAGGATTTCCTTTTTCAGAACTGTAGCTTCTTCAATGAATTCCTGAGCATTTCTCACAGAAATAAGCGCAACCCCTTCTCTAGGAATAGCATTTCTCAACCCGCCGCTGTCAATAGAGATCAGCTGAACATTCTCCTTGGCCAAACCATTATAAAGAAGTCTTCCCAGAATAATATTGGAGTTTCCAAAACCCTTGTGGATATCCATTCCTGAATGTCCTCCCTGAAGTCCTTTTACTTCAATTCTTACAATCTGTCCCTTCGCAGCTTCTTTTTCATAAGTCTGAGTAATGGTAACATCTACACCGCCTGCACAGCCTATGTCAATCTCATCATCCTCTTCCGTATCAAGGTTTAAAAGAATCTCACCGGTCAACTGTCCCGGTTTTAAGCCTAAAGCACCCGTCATTCCCGTTTCTTCATCTATTGTGAAAAGTGCTTCAATAGCCGGATGCGGAATATCCGAACTTTCAAGGATAGACATGATCGTAGCAACTCCCAAGCCGTTATCAGCTCCTAAAGTTGTTCCCTTTGCCTTTACCCAGTCACCGTCAATCTCCATTTTGATTCCTTCTGTGTCAAAATCAAAATTCACATCATTGTTCTTCTGGCACACCATATCCAGGTGTGACTGAAGTACAACAGATTTACGGTTTTCCATGCCCGGAGTTGCCGGTTTTTTAATGATCACATTTCCTACTTCATCTACCGTAGTTTCCAGTCCTAGGTTTTCACCAAATTCTTTGATGAAAGCAATGACTCTTTCTTCTTTTTTAGAGGGTCTTGGAACCGCATTCAGCCTGGAGAAATTTTTCCAGATAATCTGCGGTTCTATATTAGATAATTCCATGAAATTTTATTTTTATCAAAATTACGAAAATTAAAGGGGTTCAGTGAATTTATTGGGATCAAAAAGGCGAAGAAAGCGAAGAAAGCAAAAAAGTAAAGAAGGCAAAAAGGTAAAAGGGCGAATAGGCTAATTTGCTTATCAGCCTTCTTTGCTTTCTTTGCCCTTTTACCTTTTCGCCCCCCTTCGGCTTAGCAGCCGCATTCTCCGTAAATAGACATTGTTTCTACAGTACCGTCCGGTTTTTCAATCGTTAGGGTACCTTCGAATAATAAAGCTTCTTCGTTTTTTATTTTCTTGCCTTTTACAGAGATCTTGTATTGATCGCTTTCAATTTCTTTGGTCAGCTCTTCATCCACTTCCATATCACTTGAGGAAATAAGATTCATGGCGAGTCTCTTTCCATCGAGCTTCATGTAGGCGGTTTTCCCTGCATCATCTGCATAGATGTATTTTTCAGCCTCGAAATCTGCTTTATTTCTGGCAAAATAGCATGAACATTCCTTGATTTCTTTGGGAAAAGGCATAACGTCTACCATTACTTTTCCTGATGCCGGCTGTATTGCTGCGGAATCCTTAACCTGGTTTGAGGAATCTGCCGGAGCTGAACTTTGAACCGTTTCTTTATCTTTTTTACATGCGGTTAAAAGAAACGCAGAGAAGAAAATGATTAAATATTTCATTGTGGTGGTTTTTATTTTTAGCCTCTGGCTCTTTCCAGAAGAACCATCATCAGTAAGGATAAGATTACTAAGCTTTCGTCTTCATCATCAATATCAATCATCCTGTCCAGCTGGAACCTTCTTCCGAAGAATGACGGCATTTTTTTTAGTTTAAAATATTCCTTTCCGTCTGTACCTCTTACCGTATAGGCCGGGTTAAGAAAGTATCCTGTAAACATCCCTATAAGTGGAATTTCACTGACCAGTCCATCAAAGAATTTTGTCCATCCATTATCTTCCGTAACAGTGAATTTAGGTTGGTCACCGGAGTCCAGAATATCATAGGTAGATTTCCATAATGAGCGCATTCCTTTTCTGGCCAGTCTTCCGTAGTTTTTGTTATCAGTAAGATCATTTAAAGAATAAGATGCATTGAAGTCAATCCACTGGTTGGCTCTGATCCTGAAAAGCTCCTTAGATTTACTTTCGTCATTGAAAACAATAACATCTTCCTTCAGTTTGAACATTTTCTGACGTACGTACGCTACATAGTTGCCGTTTCGGTCAGTAATATTGAAATCACTGGATAACGTTGAAATTTTAAATTTGAAATCCAGCGGATAGTTTAAATTTTTAAGAACCATTATGAGTCTGTTTTTTTCATATTAGAACCCAAAGATAGGGGTTTTTGAGGAACTGCGAAGTAAGAGTCAAGAGTAAGGCTCAGGAGCCAGGATTTTAGAATAGAGATATCAGATATTAGATATCAGATTTCAGATTTCAGACATCAGGCTGGTGGCTTCGGGAGCTTCAGCCTCCAGATATTTGTCATTAGTTCAATATTTCCGGCTTCACACCAGTCTACACTCTAAAACACTCAAACTCTATGACCCATAAATTCCGAAACCCATCACTTATAATTTATAACTCATAACCAAACTTACTCTCTAACTCTATAACCCTCAAACTCTGAAACTCTCAGACGCAAAAACCCGATCAATTCTCAACAATATTCACTATTTTTGTACTTATGGATTATCCTAGTAAAGTTTTATCAAAAGCTGTAGATGAAATTTCAGGGCTGCCCGGAATTGGGAGAAAAACAGCTTTGAGACTGGCATTACATCTGTTAAAACAACCCAGCTCCAGGGCCGTTAGTCTTGGAAACTCAGTGATCAACCTTGTCAACGAAATAAAATACTGCAAAGAATGTCACAATTTTTCAGATTTTGATGTCTGTGAGATCTGCAGTAATGAAAAAAGAAATGATGAGCTGATCTGCATTGTAGAAGATGTACGTGATGTGATCGCCATTGAGAACACCGGGAAATTTACCGGGAAATATCTCATCCTGGGCGGGAAAATATCACCTATGGAAGGCGTTGGTCCCAATCAGCTGAATATTCCCAGCATTGAAAGAAAGGTCAATGAAGGCAGGGTGAAAGAATTTATTTTTGCACTCAGTGCTACTATGGAAGGGGATACCACGGCCTACTATATTTATAAAAAATTCAAAAACTTCCATGTGAATTTTTCCAGTATTGCGCGCGGGATTTCCGTAGGTGATGAGCTGGAATACGCAGACGAAGTATCTTTAGGAAGATCCATCATCAACAGATTACCTTACAACGAAAAGGATTAGACATGAAATTGTCGATAATTATTGTTAATTATAATGTGACCGGGCTGCTGAGAAACTGCCTTCAATCTATCCGGAAATATACCGAAGGGGAAAATTATGAAGTGATTGTCATTGATAATGCCTCTACGGATGCTTCCTGGAGCGATCTTATTCCTGAGTTTCCAACCGTACACTTTATCTCTTCAGAACTTAACGGAGGCTTTGCCGTTGCCAATAATAAAGCGATTAAAACTGCAAACGGAGACTATGTTCTGCTTTTAAACCCTGATACGGAGCTGGAAGGCTTTTATATGAAAGACCTCCTTGATTTTGCAGATTCAAAACCGGATTTCGGATGCCTTGGGGTGAGAATGCATGACGCGGAAGGAAATTTTCTTCCGGAAAGCAAACGTTCTGTTCCTGATATGTTCAATTCTTTTGAGAAGCTGTTTACGAATTTTAAAAGAAGCGGTTCCAAATCGTACTACAGAAGTGATATTGATGAAACTGAAATTGCAGAAGTAGAGGTGGTGACCGGAGCCTTCCTGTTGATCAAAAGAGATGTCTATAATAAAATAGGGGGCCTTGATGAAACCTATTTTATGTACGGAGAAGATATTGATCTTTGTTATACACTGCTGAGAAACGGATATAAAAACTATTATTACGGAAACGCTTCACTTCTTCACCATAAAGGCGAAAGTACGGTTAAAGATGAGGTGTATCTTGAGAGGTTTTACGGAGCGATGCAGATCTTTATAGATAAGTATTATAAGGAATCCAAACCCATGCAATATTCATTTTTGAAAGCAGGGCTGAAGCTTCGCCACAAGATTGAAAAGATCAAACTAAAATAAAAAAGCAGTTCAATTTGAACTGCTTTTGCTTTATATAAGATGAATCTTGTATTATTTTGCCGGAGCTACAGGTGTCTGTTGAGCCGGGGTAGTAGTAGAAGCTGCCGGAGTAGTTGTTTGCTTTGCAGGAGCTTCTTTTTTTACGGGTTGTTGCTGTTGTGGCGCTGCTGTTGTCGGCTTACCGGTGATCACAACACTTATCAGGATAAGAACGATGATTACTGCGCCCAGAGTCCATGTTGCTTTTTCCATGAAATCATTGGTTCTCTGTACTCCGAACTGTGCAGAAGATGCACCTCCGAAAGTACTGGAAAGACCTCCTCCTTTGGGATTTTGAGCCATAACGATGATTACCAATAAGATGCTGGCAATCATAACAAGAACCATCAATAGTGTAAATATAGTATCCATTAATTCTGATATCTTTTTGAATGGGCAAATTTAATCTTTTTTTATCGAATGACAAAGAAGATCATCGTAAATGTTATTAAAAATAAAAACGGCAGCGTCAGCTGCCGTTTTTTCTATAATGTAAAAGGATTCTTATTTAAAATCAGAATCTTTAGCCTGGTTCATTTCGTATGATTTTACAGTCATCGTCATGTCCATACCCATTTGGTTTACCGTGATGGTAAATGGCATTTTTACTCCGCTCACATCCTTATAATTGGAGAACGTGGTAGGAATAGTTACTTCCTGTCCCTGCATTTTTTCAGTTTTGGTTTCTCCTGTTTTAAGACCTGTAGCTACGCTGTAATAGTAAGTGATACCATCTCCTTTAACAGCATAAGAATCTTCACCACCGATTTTTTCAATGCCGGCTACCTTGTATTCTGAAGATTTTGCAAAGCCAAGTTCATCAAAAAGCTCTGTGTTTTTCTGCTGCTCAGCAATCTCTTCTGCTGCCATAGGAACTTTTTGTCCGGACTGCTCAGAGTATCCTGTTTTACCATCAAATACCTGCTTCTGAACCACCTGTCCCATAACAGTAACAATGTTTAATTCTTTTCCGCCTTGTGCTCTTACGGTTTTAAAATCAATATTCTGTCCCTGCATAGACATGGAAGCGTTCATCGTGTAGGAAGAAATCTTGGCAAGATTAGCCTTTCCTCCGATGGCGTTGATGTATTTATCAACAATAGAAGCTACAGTTACTGCAGCGTCCACTTTTTGTACCGTCGGTTTTGCTACCGGATTAGCCTCCTTGTCATAATATTTTACAGGATATCCTAACTTTTCAAGTCCTTCAGAAATGTCAGAAGCTTTACCGGCGATAAAAATTCTGCTTTGGTTAGGAAGAATGTTCGCTTTTACAGCATTCGAAATATCCGCAGCCGTTACCTTATCAATTGATTTCAGATAGTTGGTATAAAAATCAGAAGGTAAATCCTGAACTTTTTGGTTTAAAGCAAATTTTGCGATGGTTTCCGGTTTTTCAAGGGACATGATGAAAGAACCTTTCAGTTTTGCTTTGGCATTGGCCAGTTCTTCAGGTTTTACCGTAGAAATAGCATTCAGTTCATTCATGAATTCCTTAACAGCTTTGTCTGTCACCTCGTTTCTTACGCTGGCGTCAGCTGAGAAATCAGAAGAATATTTATCGGCATTGATGTTGGAATAGGCTCCGTATGTAAATCCGTTTTTCTCACGAAGATTCATGAAAAGTCTGGCTTCACCACCTCCCCCAAGGATGTAGTTGGCCATTACTGCTGCGAAGTAGTTCGGATCCTTCATCTTAAGGTTGTTCAGGTTGTTCACAGAAACCACAGACTGCACTGCAGAAGGAACATCAACCACGTTGATCTCTGTTTTCGCAAGATTGGAAGCCGGCTCCAGAGCAGTTACAGGTGTATTGGCTTTTTTCCAGCCGCTGAATGCTTTTTCAACCAAAGATTTAACCTGGTCAAATTTCACATCACCAACAATTACCAGATAGGCATTATCAGGAGCGTAATATTTTTTGTATACATTTTGTACATCTGCTAATTGAATCTTGCTGATCGTAGCTTCTGTTTCAAATTCACCTCTGGAAGTATTCTTACCGTACATTAGTGCATTGGAAACTCTTGAAGCAATAGAAGACGCGTTTTTCTCATCTGCTTTTAATCCTTCCAGCGCTCTTTCTTTTGAGTTCTGG containing:
- a CDS encoding aminoacyl-histidine dipeptidase, translating into MELSNIEPQIIWKNFSRLNAVPRPSKKEERVIAFIKEFGENLGLETTVDEVGNVIIKKPATPGMENRKSVVLQSHLDMVCQKNNDVNFDFDTEGIKMEIDGDWVKAKGTTLGADNGLGVATIMSILESSDIPHPAIEALFTIDEETGMTGALGLKPGQLTGEILLNLDTEEDDEIDIGCAGGVDVTITQTYEKEAAKGQIVRIEVKGLQGGHSGMDIHKGFGNSNIILGRLLYNGLAKENVQLISIDSGGLRNAIPREGVALISVRNAQEFIEEATVLKKEILEEFASVEPGLHINIENSTTSDKAISEEDSKKIILTLKSLHNGVYRMSPDVKDLVEASNNVARVELKGGELKILNLTRSSVDSSKYSVAEQLKSVAELAGMKVEFSGSYPGWKPKPGSEIVQLMEKIYTEKFGEKPHVVACHAGLECGIIGANYPEMEMVSFGPTIRGAHSPDERANIPSAQKFWSFTKEILANIPLK
- a CDS encoding LURP-one-related/scramblase family protein — encoded protein: MVLKNLNYPLDFKFKISTLSSDFNITDRNGNYVAYVRQKMFKLKEDVIVFNDESKSKELFRIRANQWIDFNASYSLNDLTDNKNYGRLARKGMRSLWKSTYDILDSGDQPKFTVTEDNGWTKFFDGLVSEIPLIGMFTGYFLNPAYTVRGTDGKEYFKLKKMPSFFGRRFQLDRMIDIDDEDESLVILSLLMMVLLERARG
- the recR gene encoding recombination mediator RecR, producing the protein MDYPSKVLSKAVDEISGLPGIGRKTALRLALHLLKQPSSRAVSLGNSVINLVNEIKYCKECHNFSDFDVCEICSNEKRNDELICIVEDVRDVIAIENTGKFTGKYLILGGKISPMEGVGPNQLNIPSIERKVNEGRVKEFIFALSATMEGDTTAYYIYKKFKNFHVNFSSIARGISVGDELEYADEVSLGRSIINRLPYNEKD
- a CDS encoding glycosyltransferase family 2 protein yields the protein MKLSIIIVNYNVTGLLRNCLQSIRKYTEGENYEVIVIDNASTDASWSDLIPEFPTVHFISSELNGGFAVANNKAIKTANGDYVLLLNPDTELEGFYMKDLLDFADSKPDFGCLGVRMHDAEGNFLPESKRSVPDMFNSFEKLFTNFKRSGSKSYYRSDIDETEIAEVEVVTGAFLLIKRDVYNKIGGLDETYFMYGEDIDLCYTLLRNGYKNYYYGNASLLHHKGESTVKDEVYLERFYGAMQIFIDKYYKESKPMQYSFLKAGLKLRHKIEKIKLK
- the secG gene encoding preprotein translocase subunit SecG is translated as MDTIFTLLMVLVMIASILLVIIVMAQNPKGGGLSSTFGGASSAQFGVQRTNDFMEKATWTLGAVIIVLILISVVITGKPTTAAPQQQQPVKKEAPAKQTTTPAASTTTPAQQTPVAPAK
- a CDS encoding M16 family metallopeptidase, which produces MKKQLTYIAAAFLFAGTVSAQKTDLNAMPKPGPTPSINIAKPKTFQLSNGLTVMVVENNKLPRVNTTLSMDRAPFLEGNVTGVSSIMAEQFENGTTNLSKEDFNKKVDYLGASLNFSSNGAFANSLSKYFPEVLGLMADAIINPKFSAEEIQNSKERALEGLKADEKNASSIASRVSNALMYGKNTSRGEFETEATISKIQLADVQNVYKKYYAPDNAYLVIVGDVKFDQVKSLVEKAFSGWKKANTPVTALEPASNLAKTEINVVDVPSAVQSVVSVNNLNNLKMKDPNYFAAVMANYILGGGGEARLFMNLREKNGFTYGAYSNINADKYSSDFSADASVRNEVTDKAVKEFMNELNAISTVKPEELANAKAKLKGSFIMSLEKPETIAKFALNQKVQDLPSDFYTNYLKSIDKVTAADISNAVKANILPNQSRIFIAGKASDISEGLEKLGYPVKYYDKEANPVAKPTVQKVDAAVTVASIVDKYINAIGGKANLAKISSYTMNASMSMQGQNIDFKTVRAQGGKELNIVTVMGQVVQKQVFDGKTGYSEQSGQKVPMAAEEIAEQQKNTELFDELGFAKSSEYKVAGIEKIGGEDSYAVKGDGITYYYSVATGLKTGETKTEKMQGQEVTIPTTFSNYKDVSGVKMPFTITVNQMGMDMTMTVKSYEMNQAKDSDFK